In the Pseudonocardia cypriaca genome, one interval contains:
- a CDS encoding flavoprotein produces the protein MGERPLTFVVCGAPLAARAGEVADALREGWSVSIVVTDAAGQWFREPSEHDRPRPGLVVACPLTFNTANKVAAGIMDTSAAGALCDALGAGVPIVAVPMVNNRLWGHPAWASTLQTLVDAGVRFVDPQSGHVGDPAPVQSGTGQEVVAAFDPEWVVAAVG, from the coding sequence ATGGGGGAGCGGCCACTGACGTTCGTCGTGTGCGGGGCGCCCCTCGCCGCCCGTGCGGGAGAGGTGGCCGACGCCCTCCGCGAGGGCTGGAGCGTGTCGATCGTCGTTACCGACGCAGCGGGCCAGTGGTTCCGCGAGCCGTCTGAGCACGACCGGCCTCGGCCCGGTCTCGTCGTCGCTTGCCCGCTCACGTTCAACACGGCCAACAAGGTCGCGGCCGGGATCATGGACACCAGCGCGGCTGGTGCGCTCTGCGACGCGCTCGGGGCCGGCGTGCCGATCGTGGCGGTACCGATGGTCAACAACCGGCTCTGGGGCCATCCGGCGTGGGCGTCGACCCTGCAGACGTTGGTCGATGCCGGCGTTCGCTTCGTCGACCCGCAGTCGGGGCACGTCGGCGATCCCGCACCTGTCCAGTCGGGGACGGGGCAGGAGGTCGTTGCCGCATTCGACCCGGAATGGGTCGTCGCCGCCGTCGGCTGA
- a CDS encoding DUF4352 domain-containing protein — translation MTQYMPQYPPSGYYPPPPPPQNGFGVAAFVLGLLGLLFSFIPIIGLIAWPLVLLALVFAGLGLARARDGRATNKGMAISGLVCALIGLAICILYAAIFSAAVSSSPSSASRPATAYAAPAPNNSAPAASAGIGTEVQDGSLAFTVTDVKTGVRVLGDSFLRTEAQGMYVLVHVNVRNIGSESQTFMGANQTLLDTQGREFTTDSSAALMNVPDSESFFTPINPGNSVKGVLVFDVPEGLSPASIELHESMFSSGALVSLAG, via the coding sequence GTGACCCAGTACATGCCCCAATACCCGCCCTCGGGGTACTACCCGCCGCCCCCGCCGCCGCAGAACGGGTTCGGTGTGGCGGCCTTCGTGCTCGGGCTGCTAGGGCTGCTGTTCTCGTTCATCCCGATCATCGGCCTGATCGCCTGGCCGCTGGTGCTGCTCGCGCTGGTGTTCGCGGGACTCGGCCTGGCCCGGGCTCGGGACGGCCGTGCGACCAACAAGGGCATGGCAATCTCCGGCCTCGTCTGCGCGCTGATTGGCCTCGCGATCTGCATCCTGTACGCCGCGATCTTCAGCGCGGCGGTCTCGAGCTCCCCGTCCTCCGCCTCGAGACCGGCGACGGCCTACGCCGCGCCCGCCCCGAACAACTCCGCACCCGCGGCCTCCGCCGGCATCGGCACCGAGGTGCAGGACGGGTCGCTCGCGTTCACCGTGACCGACGTGAAGACCGGAGTTCGAGTCCTCGGCGACTCCTTCCTGCGCACCGAGGCGCAGGGCATGTATGTGCTGGTCCACGTGAACGTGCGGAACATCGGCTCCGAGTCGCAGACGTTCATGGGCGCCAACCAGACCCTGCTTGACACCCAGGGCCGCGAGTTCACCACCGATTCGTCGGCCGCGCTGATGAATGTGCCGGACAGCGAGTCGTTCTTCACGCCGATCAACCCTGGGAACAGCGTCAAGGGCGTGCTCGTGTTCGACGTACCAGAGGGCCTCTCACCGGCGTCCATCGAGCTGCACGAGTCGATGTTCTCCAGCGGAGCGCTCGTCTCGCTTGCCGGCTGA
- a CDS encoding HepT-like ribonuclease domain-containing protein, which produces MKRDLILLREMINAAEQAQSLVEGRTASEVDGDRLRRDALMWNFTVLGEAATLVSDATKVRFPTIPWRNPARLRNRVVHGYWSVDVSVLHTTASEQLGEFVRQLRDAAAVLEVEDEQPPVSGSEASGTDE; this is translated from the coding sequence ATGAAGCGTGACCTTATCCTCCTGCGCGAGATGATCAACGCGGCCGAGCAGGCCCAGAGCCTTGTTGAAGGGCGCACCGCCTCCGAAGTCGACGGCGACCGCCTGCGCCGCGACGCACTCATGTGGAACTTTACGGTGCTCGGCGAGGCGGCAACGCTCGTGTCGGATGCGACGAAGGTCCGGTTCCCGACGATCCCTTGGCGGAACCCGGCCCGGCTGCGCAACCGCGTCGTCCACGGCTACTGGTCAGTGGACGTAAGTGTCCTGCATACCACGGCCTCGGAGCAGCTCGGTGAGTTCGTCCGTCAGCTTCGGGACGCGGCGGCCGTGCTGGAAGTCGAAGACGAACAGCCACCGGTATCCGGTTCGGAGGCGAGCGGAACCGATGAGTGA
- a CDS encoding nucleotidyltransferase family protein yields MSDPRPDRWTGERGPNEWSAGSVRTEAWGGVDADRLDAVCRQYRISALYVFGSVARGEAASTSDVDLLYDLELGAHLGWEIEDLSDSLAEIFGRPVDLVSRAALHPLLRATVLEEARVVYEA; encoded by the coding sequence GTGAGTGACCCCAGGCCGGATCGTTGGACGGGCGAACGTGGGCCGAACGAGTGGAGTGCGGGCAGCGTGCGCACCGAGGCGTGGGGCGGTGTAGATGCCGATCGGCTGGATGCCGTGTGCCGGCAGTACCGTATCTCGGCACTGTACGTCTTCGGCTCCGTTGCCCGCGGCGAGGCGGCATCGACCAGCGACGTCGATCTGCTCTATGACCTTGAGCTGGGAGCGCACCTGGGCTGGGAGATCGAGGATCTCTCCGACTCGCTGGCAGAGATCTTCGGTCGGCCCGTCGATCTGGTTTCTCGGGCGGCCCTGCACCCGTTGCTCAGGGCCACGGTCCTGGAGGAGGCGAGAGTCGTCTATGAAGCGTGA
- the brxL gene encoding BREX system Lon protease-like protein BrxL, with product MSDLDALDRLAAEVFEGYLVRKDLAQQFRGQYPVPTYVGEFLLGRYCATTDPDELAEGLAIVERVMKERTVRAGEEELFKSRAREQGTVKIVDLLRARLDAKADSYKAELPSLQLGDIHISADLVNAHDRMLTGGFYAEVSLEYIAALARDTGGAPFRVDAVRPIQMSTRDALDTFVRGRSQFTLDQWRELLLRSVGFEPARFSRREQDVLFARMVPFVVPNYNAVELGPRGTGKSHLFQQVSPYAHLVSGGKATIANMFVNNATGRRGLVAQYDVVCFDEVSGVSFDSKDGVNILKGFMESGEFSRGKESIRADGGIVMVGNFDVDVADELRRGHLFGPMPKEMRDDTAFHDRIHGYLPGWDVPKLDPSYFTAHYGFVSDFLAECWSQLRRTSRMGVIQDRLEWSDQLSGRDRKAVNNTVNGLIKLLWPDPATDVPDDALAWAAELALELRRRVKEQQALIGAAEFGKVDLGYRIGDRPEKIVYCDESVQHRRRDTGEPDSAASRRTRDSEVLPEPDPAEVRYSTGAKATSYAAGDVIDGRFEVLSILGQGGFSKVYRVRDDVEEEERALKLFDSAAGYNAVRREIAALRKVRHPNIVEVFWAGKTGAGEWYLITEYIDGESLDEYATGRRHLRDREAVDVALDILDALIAIHPDSARIEELDRKKHGADGLSGAEFEEWMELQDKGLVHRDIKPLNVMLTRTGAKLLDFNIASRVGDPVRTQSGTPPYQAPDANLTRWDVSTDLFAVGVMLYELLCNGEHPYPGSLPLAGESVIDPRTFRPDLRPELADLLVRACAPYRSERFSTAQEMRAALHGVRNGKTSG from the coding sequence ATGAGTGACCTCGACGCGCTCGATCGGCTCGCGGCGGAGGTGTTCGAGGGCTACCTGGTCCGCAAGGACCTGGCCCAGCAGTTCCGGGGGCAGTACCCGGTGCCCACCTATGTTGGGGAGTTCCTGCTCGGACGCTACTGCGCGACTACAGATCCCGACGAGCTCGCGGAGGGCCTCGCCATCGTCGAGCGAGTCATGAAGGAACGCACGGTGCGTGCCGGCGAGGAGGAGTTGTTCAAGTCCCGGGCCCGCGAGCAAGGCACGGTCAAGATCGTCGACCTACTGCGGGCGCGGCTCGATGCCAAGGCCGACTCCTACAAGGCCGAGCTCCCGAGCCTGCAACTGGGCGACATCCATATCTCCGCGGACCTCGTCAACGCCCACGATCGGATGCTCACTGGCGGGTTCTACGCCGAAGTCTCCCTCGAGTACATCGCCGCGTTGGCTCGTGACACCGGTGGCGCGCCGTTCCGGGTGGACGCGGTCCGACCTATCCAGATGTCCACCCGCGACGCCCTCGACACGTTCGTGCGGGGCCGGAGCCAGTTCACCCTGGACCAGTGGCGCGAGCTGTTGCTGCGCAGCGTCGGCTTCGAGCCGGCACGGTTCAGTCGCCGCGAGCAGGACGTCCTGTTCGCGCGCATGGTCCCGTTTGTGGTGCCGAACTACAACGCAGTCGAACTCGGTCCGCGCGGCACCGGGAAGTCGCACCTGTTCCAGCAAGTTTCGCCGTATGCGCATCTGGTCTCCGGCGGCAAGGCGACCATCGCCAACATGTTCGTCAACAACGCGACGGGACGTCGCGGACTCGTTGCTCAGTACGACGTCGTCTGCTTTGACGAGGTTTCTGGTGTCTCGTTCGACTCCAAGGATGGAGTGAACATCCTCAAAGGATTTATGGAGTCCGGGGAGTTCAGTCGTGGCAAGGAGAGTATCCGCGCCGACGGGGGCATCGTGATGGTGGGCAACTTCGACGTCGACGTGGCCGACGAGCTGCGCCGCGGCCACCTGTTCGGGCCGATGCCGAAGGAGATGCGCGACGACACCGCGTTCCATGATCGAATCCATGGCTACCTGCCCGGTTGGGACGTGCCCAAGCTCGACCCGTCGTACTTCACCGCTCACTACGGGTTCGTCAGCGACTTCCTGGCCGAGTGCTGGAGCCAGCTCCGGCGTACGTCCCGCATGGGCGTGATCCAGGACCGTCTCGAGTGGAGCGACCAGCTATCCGGTCGCGACCGTAAGGCGGTGAACAACACCGTGAACGGGCTGATAAAGCTACTGTGGCCGGATCCAGCAACTGATGTTCCTGATGACGCGCTGGCGTGGGCCGCCGAGCTCGCGCTAGAGCTGCGCCGGCGGGTGAAGGAGCAGCAGGCGCTCATCGGCGCCGCCGAGTTCGGCAAGGTCGATCTCGGCTACCGCATCGGTGACCGACCCGAGAAGATCGTCTACTGCGACGAATCGGTACAGCACAGACGGCGTGATACGGGCGAGCCGGACTCTGCCGCCAGCAGGAGGACACGGGACAGCGAGGTCCTGCCCGAGCCTGATCCGGCGGAGGTTCGATATTCGACTGGCGCAAAGGCCACTTCCTATGCTGCCGGTGACGTCATCGATGGCCGCTTCGAAGTCCTTAGCATCCTTGGCCAAGGGGGCTTCTCGAAGGTGTACCGAGTCCGCGACGATGTCGAGGAAGAAGAGCGCGCGCTCAAGCTATTCGACAGCGCTGCGGGCTACAACGCCGTGCGGCGCGAAATCGCGGCTCTGCGCAAGGTGAGGCATCCAAACATCGTCGAGGTGTTCTGGGCTGGCAAGACGGGCGCAGGCGAGTGGTACCTCATCACAGAGTACATCGACGGCGAATCGCTCGACGAGTACGCTACAGGGCGTCGCCACCTGCGTGATCGCGAAGCCGTCGATGTTGCCCTGGACATACTCGACGCGTTGATCGCCATCCACCCCGACTCCGCGCGCATCGAGGAGCTGGACCGAAAGAAGCACGGTGCCGACGGCTTGTCTGGCGCCGAGTTCGAGGAATGGATGGAGCTCCAGGACAAAGGGCTCGTGCATCGGGACATCAAGCCACTCAACGTCATGCTGACCCGCACCGGCGCGAAGCTGCTCGACTTCAACATCGCCTCGCGCGTCGGCGATCCGGTGCGGACCCAGTCCGGGACGCCCCCCTACCAGGCGCCCGACGCGAACCTCACCCGATGGGACGTCTCCACAGACCTCTTCGCGGTCGGCGTGATGCTGTACGAGTTGCTGTGCAATGGCGAGCATCCGTACCCCGGATCGTTGCCGTTGGCTGGCGAGTCGGTGATCGACCCGCGGACGTTCCGTCCAGACCTCCGGCCCGAGCTCGCCGATCTGCTTGTCAGAGCATGTGCGCCGTATCGAAGCGAGCGGTTCTCGACAGCTCAGGAGATGCGGGCCGCCCTGCACGGCGTGCGCAACGGCAAGACGTCAGGTTGA
- the pglZ gene encoding BREX-1 system phosphatase PglZ type B: protein MSDTVLDRLVECLAKASAFDPNVQEAPVALLWPDEEARWQSVIGRIAGRVPLVSLGAFEPAQQRGPAYWVRCVVAGTIDAGLADGRPVIYLPGVPQGAVRAVETCAPELAPIAELQYRSRWFANPKGRDWTVRALLADAEHGLGLMVADNAQTNAALLLALDKLLDVPINRLKNQVLDADYCNQLVNPDPPSLLLGWLDDPAGYRSRLPRAQWVAFVQQCKADYGFDPELDGEIAAARRLAARDGNWDLVWKRFAEMPQGYRGVPEQLRKARPLEFHVDNPPAWPQDNENDEDHLRSRLADCAILNPEGARKEIARLNDEHARRRTTVWAGLGQAPLAFALEQLVALAELTAQPLAANDLISLASDYTDRGWRVDDTFLRALGAAPARADRAAVAAAGTVLYRAWADSAARAMQTIIGPMANAYNYEATGPASTAPGVVSVFVDGFRLDIAHRVQDRLVTAGLAVECATGLAALPTVTATAKAALAPVGRDALTAGPGLQSRNTATGTAASIAVLRSLMGDNGVQVLGSTEVGDPTGSAWAEAGELDRRGHDVGSRLVDYLDEEVDRIVGRVRELLDAGWLRVDVLTDHGWLLMPGGLEKVELPAATTEVKKGRCARVKDGAVVEVPTVPWFWDRDVRIAVAPGLTCFEAGKEYEHGGVSPQECIVPRLTVTASAAMTATGGPEIRKVTWLGLLCRIELSGAGHGVVADLRGLAADPNTSIAAKAKETSAPGRVSLAVPDEDLEGQRAHLVLVGPDGEILADRDVIVGRNR, encoded by the coding sequence GTGAGCGACACCGTTCTCGACCGCCTAGTTGAGTGCCTGGCCAAGGCGTCGGCGTTCGACCCCAACGTGCAGGAGGCGCCCGTCGCGCTGCTGTGGCCCGACGAGGAGGCGCGGTGGCAGTCGGTGATCGGTCGGATCGCCGGCCGGGTACCGCTGGTTTCTCTCGGTGCCTTCGAGCCGGCGCAGCAGCGTGGGCCGGCGTATTGGGTCCGGTGTGTGGTGGCCGGGACGATCGACGCGGGACTCGCCGATGGGCGGCCCGTCATCTACCTGCCGGGGGTGCCGCAGGGCGCGGTCCGCGCTGTCGAAACCTGCGCCCCGGAGCTCGCGCCGATCGCCGAGCTGCAGTACCGCAGCAGATGGTTCGCCAACCCCAAGGGGCGGGACTGGACCGTGCGGGCACTGCTTGCCGATGCCGAGCACGGCCTGGGACTGATGGTGGCCGACAACGCCCAGACAAATGCGGCCTTGCTTCTGGCACTCGATAAGCTTCTCGACGTCCCGATCAACCGCCTGAAGAATCAGGTGCTCGACGCCGACTACTGCAATCAGTTGGTCAACCCCGATCCGCCCAGCTTGCTGCTCGGATGGCTCGACGACCCCGCCGGCTATCGCAGCCGGCTACCAAGGGCGCAGTGGGTGGCATTCGTGCAGCAGTGCAAGGCCGATTACGGCTTCGATCCTGAGTTGGACGGCGAGATCGCCGCTGCGCGCCGACTTGCTGCGCGGGACGGGAATTGGGATCTGGTCTGGAAGCGCTTCGCGGAGATGCCGCAGGGTTACCGAGGGGTCCCCGAGCAGCTCCGCAAGGCTCGCCCGCTGGAGTTCCACGTCGACAACCCGCCGGCGTGGCCGCAGGACAACGAGAACGATGAGGACCACCTCCGGAGCAGGCTCGCGGACTGCGCCATCTTGAATCCGGAGGGTGCTCGTAAAGAGATCGCTAGGCTCAACGATGAGCACGCGCGCCGCCGCACTACCGTCTGGGCCGGCCTGGGTCAGGCACCCCTCGCTTTCGCCCTCGAGCAGCTCGTCGCACTGGCCGAACTTACCGCACAACCGCTCGCCGCGAACGACCTCATTTCACTTGCGAGCGACTACACCGATCGCGGTTGGCGAGTAGATGACACTTTCCTGCGTGCGCTTGGAGCAGCGCCCGCACGAGCAGATCGAGCGGCGGTCGCGGCGGCGGGCACCGTCTTGTACCGCGCGTGGGCGGACTCAGCGGCCCGGGCAATGCAGACGATCATCGGTCCGATGGCGAATGCGTACAACTACGAGGCGACGGGACCGGCGTCCACGGCACCCGGTGTGGTGTCAGTTTTCGTCGATGGCTTCCGCCTTGACATCGCCCACCGGGTCCAGGATCGCCTTGTCACCGCCGGGCTGGCCGTGGAGTGCGCGACAGGGCTCGCCGCTCTTCCGACCGTGACGGCTACGGCAAAGGCGGCATTGGCTCCCGTGGGGAGGGATGCGTTGACGGCCGGCCCGGGCCTGCAGTCGAGGAACACCGCCACCGGGACAGCGGCGTCGATCGCGGTTCTTCGTTCCCTCATGGGCGACAACGGAGTGCAGGTATTGGGGTCGACCGAGGTCGGCGACCCGACCGGCTCGGCATGGGCCGAGGCGGGCGAGCTGGACCGTCGTGGCCATGACGTAGGCAGTCGCCTGGTCGACTACCTCGATGAGGAGGTCGACAGGATCGTCGGTCGTGTCCGCGAGCTCCTCGACGCCGGCTGGTTGCGTGTGGACGTCCTGACCGATCACGGCTGGCTGCTGATGCCCGGCGGCTTGGAGAAGGTCGAGCTTCCGGCGGCCACCACGGAGGTCAAGAAGGGCCGTTGCGCGCGGGTGAAGGACGGCGCAGTCGTCGAGGTTCCAACTGTGCCGTGGTTCTGGGACCGGGATGTGCGCATCGCTGTCGCACCGGGTCTGACGTGTTTTGAGGCAGGCAAGGAGTACGAACACGGCGGCGTCAGCCCGCAGGAGTGCATAGTGCCGAGGTTGACGGTCACGGCTTCCGCAGCAATGACTGCGACCGGTGGCCCGGAGATCAGGAAGGTGACCTGGCTGGGATTGCTGTGCCGGATCGAGCTGTCCGGCGCCGGGCACGGCGTGGTCGCTGACCTGCGCGGCCTCGCCGCTGATCCGAACACGAGTATCGCGGCCAAGGCCAAGGAGACCTCCGCGCCGGGAAGGGTCTCGCTCGCCGTGCCTGACGAGGATCTCGAAGGCCAGCGTGCCCACCTTGTGCTGGTCGGACCCGATGGCGAGATTCTCGCCGATCGCGATGTGATCGTGGGGAGGAACCGGTGA
- a CDS encoding helix-turn-helix domain-containing protein yields MTEPIGRRIAFHRRRRGLSQAAVAGLVGRSESWLSQVERGLRTVDSYSVLRDLARVLRVDIGTLTGSGSEPERSVCHSDLVAIERALLSSFANAPIADVGSAVPALHGAYQAAHYDEVLAALPGLVEALDGQEPQLVAAGYTVVAKTLTKIGQHDLALVAADRARTAAQRGGELADVGMAVYQVACALLPTARAPLAEELAVTTATELDGDSPAMWSVTGALWLIAAVAAARRIDAAAAEERLDRAHQLADRLGEDANHRWTAFGPTNVAIHRVSVAVELGDAPAALAAAEAVDLDRLPEGLRSRRVQVQLDIAWAQAQRRRDAEALVALLEIERAAPQVTRRNAVARDTIRQLLARARGTSGAAVRGLAHRAGVAV; encoded by the coding sequence GTGACCGAACCGATCGGCCGCCGCATCGCCTTCCACCGGCGCCGCCGGGGCCTCAGCCAGGCTGCCGTGGCAGGCCTGGTCGGTCGATCGGAATCGTGGTTGTCGCAGGTGGAGCGGGGTCTGCGCACCGTCGACAGCTACTCCGTGCTCCGCGACCTTGCCCGCGTTCTCCGGGTCGACATCGGCACGCTGACCGGGAGTGGCAGCGAGCCCGAACGGTCGGTGTGCCACAGCGATCTGGTTGCCATCGAACGGGCCCTCCTGAGCAGTTTCGCGAACGCGCCGATCGCGGACGTCGGGTCGGCCGTTCCGGCGCTGCACGGTGCCTATCAGGCCGCCCACTACGACGAGGTCCTGGCCGCGCTGCCAGGCCTGGTCGAAGCCCTCGACGGGCAGGAGCCGCAGCTGGTCGCCGCCGGCTACACGGTTGTGGCAAAGACCCTCACGAAGATCGGTCAGCACGACCTAGCGCTGGTCGCAGCAGACCGGGCCCGTACTGCGGCACAGCGAGGCGGGGAGCTTGCAGACGTCGGCATGGCCGTCTACCAGGTCGCGTGCGCGCTCCTCCCGACCGCGCGGGCTCCGCTCGCCGAGGAGCTCGCGGTCACGACCGCGACGGAGCTGGACGGCGACAGTCCGGCGATGTGGAGCGTCACCGGCGCGCTCTGGCTCATCGCCGCAGTCGCGGCGGCTCGCCGGATCGATGCAGCGGCCGCCGAGGAGCGGCTCGACCGCGCGCATCAGCTTGCCGACCGGCTCGGTGAGGACGCCAACCACCGCTGGACGGCATTCGGTCCGACGAACGTCGCCATTCATCGGGTCTCGGTCGCCGTCGAGCTCGGCGACGCGCCGGCCGCGCTGGCCGCTGCGGAGGCCGTTGACCTCGACCGGCTTCCGGAGGGGCTGCGTAGCCGCCGGGTACAGGTCCAGCTGGACATCGCCTGGGCGCAGGCCCAGCGGCGGCGGGACGCCGAGGCACTCGTCGCGCTCCTTGAGATCGAGCGGGCGGCGCCGCAGGTGACCCGGCGCAACGCCGTCGCGCGCGACACCATCCGCCAGCTGCTTGCCCGCGCGCGGGGGACGAGCGGGGCGGCAGTACGTGGCCTGGCGCACCGGGCTGGGGTCGCCGTCTAA